Proteins from a genomic interval of Mustela lutreola isolate mMusLut2 chromosome 4, mMusLut2.pri, whole genome shotgun sequence:
- the ABCF2 gene encoding ATP-binding cassette sub-family F member 2, giving the protein MPSDLAKKKAAKKKEAAKARQRPRKGHEENGDTVTEPQVAEEKNEANGRETTEVDLLTKELEDFEMKKAAARAVTGVLASHPNSTDAHIINLSLTFHGQELLSDTKLELNSGRRYGLIGLNGIGKSMLLSAIGKREVPIPEHIDIYHLTREMPPSDKTPLQCVMEVDTERAMLEREAERLAHEDAECEKLMELYERLEELDADKAEMRASRILHGLGFTPAMQRKKLKDFSGGWRMRVALARALFIRPFMLLLDEPTNHLDLDACVWLEEELKTFKRILVLVSHSQDFLNGVCTNIIHMHNKKLKYYTGNYDQYVKTRLELEENQMKRFHWEQDQIAHMKNYIARFGHGSAKLARQAQSKEKTLQKMMASGLTERVVSDKTLSFYFPPCGKIPPPVIMVQNVSFKYTKDGPCIYNNLEFGIDLDTRVALVGPNGAGKSTLLKLLTGELLPTDGMIRKHSHVKIGRYHQHLQEQLDLDLSPLEYMMKCYPEIKEKEEMRKIIGRYGLTGKQQVSPIRNLSDGQKCRVCLAWLAWQNPHMLFLDEPTNHLDIETIDALADAINEFEGGMMLVSHDFRLIQQVAQEIWVCEKQTITKWPGDILAYKEHLKSKLVGEEPQLTRRTHNV; this is encoded by the exons ATGCCCTCTGACCTGGCCAAGAAGAAGGCAGCCAAAAAGAAGGAAGCTGCCAAAGCACGACAGCGGCCCAGAAAGGGACACGAAGAAAACGGGGACACTGTCACAGAACCACAGGtggcagaggagaaaaatgaggcCAACGGCCGAGAGACCACAG AAGTGGATTTGCTGACCAAGGAGCTAGAGGACTTTGAGATGAAGAAAGCTGCTGCTCGAGCTGTCACTGGTGTCCTTGCCTCTCACCCCAACAGTACCGACGCCCACATTATCAACCTCTCCCTCACCTTTCATGGTCAAGAGCTGCTCAGTGACACCAAACTGGAATTGAACTCAGGCCGCCGTTATGGCCTCATTGGCTTAAATGGAATTG gaaagtccatgcTGCTCTCTGCTATTGGGAAACGGGAAGTGCCCATCCCTGAGCACATTGACATCTACCATCTGACTCGGGAGATGCCCCCTAGTGACAAGACACCCTTGCAGTGTGTGATGGAAGTCGACACGGAGCGGGCCATGCTGGAGAGGGAGGCCGAGCGGCTGGCGCACGAGGATG CGGAGTGTGAGAAGCTCATGGAGCTCTACGAGCGACTGGAAGAGCTGGACGCCGACAAGGCGGAGATGAGGGCCTCGCGGATCTTGCATGGACTGGGTTTCACTCCTGCCATGCAGCGCAAGAAGCTGAAAGACTTCAGTGGGGGCTGGAGAATGAGGGTTGCCCTGGCCAG AGCCCTCTTCATTCGCCCCTTCATGCTGCTCCTGGACGAGCCCACCAACCACCTGGACCTCGATGCCTGCGTGTGGTTGGAAGAAGAATTAAAGAC TTTTAAGCGCATCCTGGTCCTCGTCTCCCATTCCCAGGACTTTCTGAATGGTGTCTGTACCAACATCATTCACATGCACAACAAGAAGCTGAAGTATTACACG GGTAATTATGACCAGTACGTGAAGACGCGGCTGGAGCTGGAGGAGAACCAGATGAAGAGGTTTCACTGGGAGCAAGACCAGATCGCACACATGAAG AACTACATTGCTAGGTTTGGTCATGGCAGTGCCAAGCTGGCCCGGCAGGCCCAGAGCAAGGAGAAAACACTACAGAAGATGATGGCATCGGGACTGACAGAGAGGGTCGTGAGCGACAAG ACACTGTCGTTTTATTTCCCACCGTGTGGCAAGATTCCTCCACCTGTCATTATGGTGCAGAATGTGAGCTTCAAGTATACAAAAGATGGG CCTTGCATCTACAACAATCTAGAATTTGGTATCGATCTCGATACGCGAGTGGCTCTGGTGGGGCCCAACGGAGCAGGGAAGTCGACTCTTCTGAAGCTGCTCACTGGAGAG CTACTACCCACAGACGGGATGATCCGAAAACACTCACATGTCAAGATAGGGCGTTACCATCAG CATTTACAAGAGCAACTGGACTTAGACCTCTCACCTTTGGAATACATGATGAAGTGTTACCCCGAGatcaaggagaaggaagaaatgaggaagaTCATTGGTCGATACGGTCTCACTGGGAAACAGCAG GTGAGCCCAATTCGGAACCTGTCTGATGGGCAGAAGTGCCGAGTGTGTCTGGCCTGGCTGGCCTGGCAGAACCCCCACATGCTCTTCCTGGACGAGCCCACTAACCACCTGGATATCGAGACCATCGACGCCCTGGCCGATGCCATCAATGAGTTTGAGGGTGGTATGATGCTGGTCAGCCATGACTTCAGACTCATTCAGCAG GTTGCACAGGAAATCTGGGTCTGTGAGAAGCAGACAATCACCAAGTGGCCTGGAGACATCCTGGCCTACAAGGAGCACCTCAAGTCCAAGCTGGTGGGCGAAGAGCCCCAGCTCACCAGGAGGACCCACAATGTGTGA
- the LOC131829952 gene encoding histone H2B type 2-K1: MGEAPPLPPPPSQVLAPSPTWWAADSIKCPKEQEAAVRRSRRMSSEHGQQPQPGGRRGRGDKKSRRRGRRKETYSVYIYKVLKQVHPDIGISSKAMSIMNSFVNDVFERLAGEAARLAQYSGRTTLTSREVQTAVRLLLPGELAKHAVSEGTKAVTKYTSSK; the protein is encoded by the exons ATGGGCGAGGCtcctcccctcccgccccctccctcccaggtgctggcccccagccccacctggtGGGCAGCGGACTCCATAAAATGCCccaaggagcaggaggcagcCGTTAGGAGGAGCCGCAGgatgagctcggagcatggccagCAGCCGCAGCCGGGGGGCCGAAGGGGCCGTGGTGATAAGAAGTCCAGAAGGCGAGGCCGGCGCAAGGAAACCTACTCAGTGTATATCTACAAGGTGCTGAAGCAG GTGCACCCAGACATTGGCATCTCTTCCAAGGCCATGAGCATCATGAACTCGTTTGTGAATGATGTGTTCGAACGTCTGGCTGGCGAGGCTGCCCGGCTGGCCCAGTACTCGGGCCGAACCACACTGACCTCCCGGGAAGTCCAGACGGCCGTGCGCCTGCTGCTGCCCGGGGAGCTGGCCAAGCATGCTGTGTCTGAGGGCACCAAGGCTGTCACCAAGTACACCAGCTCCAAGTGA